The genomic region AATATTGTCCGGTGGCAATGGCGGAGAGGCCCCACCTGTTCCCATGCCGAACACAGCAGTTAAGCTCTCCAGCGCCGATGGTAGTTGGACTGACGTCCCGTGAGAGTAGGACGCCGCCGGGCAGTATCAATACATAATAAAATTATGGATGCGATGAGCCGCATTGAGACCTTTACAGGTCTCTTTTTTTGTATAATGGCATTATAAATGTAATGAAGGTGGTTGGAACATGAAATACAGTATTGAAGTCACCGGCCTATCTGAGACGGAAAGACTTGCGAATGCATTGGAAAAGAATATTGAACCGGGTACTGTCATTCTGCTTTCCGGAGATCTTGGTGCAGGAAAGACGACCTTCACCCAATTTTTAGGGAGGGCTCTTGGAGTCAAACGCAGGATGAGTTCCCCCACCTTCAATATCATCAAGAGCTATTCCGGCAAGTATACGATCCATCATATGGATTGTTATCGACTTGAGGAAAGTGACGAGGACCTTGGATTCGACGAGTATTTCAATGAAGACGATATATCGATTGTGGAATGGCCGATCTATATAGAGGAATTTCTACCGGAGGAGCATCTGGCCATTCAGATAGAAACGCTTGATGATGAAAGACGCTGTTTCAGCTTTGCTGCAAAGGGGACCGCATACACTAGAATACTGGAGGCTCTTGAAAATGATTTCCCTTCTGATTGATACTTCCAACAGGCCATTATCCGTCGCAATCAACAAGGATGGGTATTGCCAGGCAGAAATTAATACCGCTGTGAAAAAGACCCATTCTGCTACATTGATGGTATACATCAATGAACTATTTAAAATGACGGACTACAAGCGTGAGGACATTGACCGCATCATCGTTGCGCGGGGGCCAGGCTCCTACACGGGGGTGCGTATCGGTGTAACCATCGCCAAGACGCTGGCACATTCATTGAATATACCCCTTTATTCCGTTTCTTCTCTTGCTGTCATAGCAGCTTCATCAGGCAGGGAAGGAATCACGGCACCAATGTTTGATGGCCGGAGGGGCAATGTCTACACAGCAATCTATCAACTGGAAGGCAGCACATTGGAAGAAGTGATGGATGCAGGGTATATGAAGCTTGAAACGGTGCTTGATTCATTGAAGGCACATGATGGGGGCGTCGTACTTGCAGATGCCGATGAGAAGTTCAGCAGCGGCCTTGAGACATTTACACACGCCGTCCCACGCATCAGTTCTGTAGAGAAGTACACATCCATTCTACGCCAGGAGGATGTACATCAGATGGTGCCTGAATATTTAAAAGTATCGGAGGCTGAGAAAAATTGGATGGAGCGCACACAGTCATAAGAAGAATGGAAGTTGATGATCTGGAAGCTGTATATGAAATCGAATCAGCCTCATTTCCGAATACATCATGGAACATCGAATCTTTTCTCAGGGAACTGACAGCAAATCAGTTTGCCTATTATTTCGTCCTCGAAAAGGAAGGCAGGATAGTGGGCTACTGTGGCGTATGGCTCGTCATAGATCAGAGTCAGATCACCACAATTGCCGTGGACAGAAGAGAACAGGGCAATGGCTATGGCCGTCAGCTTCTTCAGCATGCAAAGGAATATGCGGGTGAATCTGCAGATATACTTTCATTGGAAGTGAGCATAGACAATCATAGGGCCATGAAGCTGTATGAAAAGGAAGGATTCCTCTATGGGGGAATACGGAAGGACTATTATGGACCGGGAAAGGATGCACATGTCATGTGGGTGAGCCTGAATGAATGAAGAAGTGATCATACTGAGCATTGAGACGAGCTGTGATGAAACAGCGTGCAGCATCGTGAAAAATGGGAATGAAATACTGTCGAATGTGGTCGTCAGCCAGATAGAAAGCCATAAGCGTTTCGGTGGTGTGGTACCGGAAGTGGCTTCAAGGCACCATGTTGAAACCATCACAGTAGTGATTGAGCAGGCGTTGGAGGAAGCAGAACTCCTCCCGTCAGACCTTTCCGCCGTAGCAGTAACGGAAGGGCCGGGATTGATCGGCGCATTGCTGGTCGGCATCAATGCCGCCAAGGCATTCAGTTTTGCACATGACCTGCCCCTCATTCCCGTACATCATATCGCAGGCCACATATATGCAAACCAGTTGGAGGAGGAACTTGAATTTCCCCTCATCTCCCTCATTGTTTCTGGAGGGCATACGGAGCTGATTTATATGAAGGATCACATGTCTTTCGAGGTCATCGGGGAAACAAGGGACGATGCAGTGGGTGAAGCATATGACAAGGTAGCGAGAGTCATCGGTCTGCCTTATCCTGGCGGCCCCCATATCGACCGTCTGAGCAGGGAAGGGGAAGATACTTTCAACTTTCCAAGACCCTACCTGGAACCGGACAGCTATGATTTCAGTTTCAGCGGACTGAAGTCCTCAGTCATCAACACACTTCACAATTACAGGCAGAAGGAACTTGCCATAGACAAGGCGGATGTGGCGAGAAGCTTCCAGGAGAGCGTCGTTGATGTGCTGACGAAAAAGACCATGATGGCTGTTGGAAACTACGGAGTGGACCACCTGATCATTGCAGGAGGCGTCGCCGCCAACAGTGGATTGAGG from Salinicoccus sp. RF5 harbors:
- the tsaE gene encoding tRNA (adenosine(37)-N6)-threonylcarbamoyltransferase complex ATPase subunit type 1 TsaE, which translates into the protein MKYSIEVTGLSETERLANALEKNIEPGTVILLSGDLGAGKTTFTQFLGRALGVKRRMSSPTFNIIKSYSGKYTIHHMDCYRLEESDEDLGFDEYFNEDDISIVEWPIYIEEFLPEEHLAIQIETLDDERRCFSFAAKGTAYTRILEALENDFPSD
- the tsaD gene encoding tRNA (adenosine(37)-N6)-threonylcarbamoyltransferase complex transferase subunit TsaD, coding for MNEEVIILSIETSCDETACSIVKNGNEILSNVVVSQIESHKRFGGVVPEVASRHHVETITVVIEQALEEAELLPSDLSAVAVTEGPGLIGALLVGINAAKAFSFAHDLPLIPVHHIAGHIYANQLEEELEFPLISLIVSGGHTELIYMKDHMSFEVIGETRDDAVGEAYDKVARVIGLPYPGGPHIDRLSREGEDTFNFPRPYLEPDSYDFSFSGLKSSVINTLHNYRQKELAIDKADVARSFQESVVDVLTKKTMMAVGNYGVDHLIIAGGVAANSGLRSRFEMLCQEQGIKLSIPQLKYCTDNAAMIGAAAYHLYNNNAFGTLDLNGRNFIDIEEYSI
- the rimI gene encoding ribosomal protein S18-alanine N-acetyltransferase, which gives rise to MEVDDLEAVYEIESASFPNTSWNIESFLRELTANQFAYYFVLEKEGRIVGYCGVWLVIDQSQITTIAVDRREQGNGYGRQLLQHAKEYAGESADILSLEVSIDNHRAMKLYEKEGFLYGGIRKDYYGPGKDAHVMWVSLNE
- the tsaB gene encoding tRNA (adenosine(37)-N6)-threonylcarbamoyltransferase complex dimerization subunit type 1 TsaB, which produces MISLLIDTSNRPLSVAINKDGYCQAEINTAVKKTHSATLMVYINELFKMTDYKREDIDRIIVARGPGSYTGVRIGVTIAKTLAHSLNIPLYSVSSLAVIAASSGREGITAPMFDGRRGNVYTAIYQLEGSTLEEVMDAGYMKLETVLDSLKAHDGGVVLADADEKFSSGLETFTHAVPRISSVEKYTSILRQEDVHQMVPEYLKVSEAEKNWMERTQS